Proteins from a single region of Oscillatoria sp. FACHB-1407:
- a CDS encoding HEAT repeat domain-containing protein, with amino-acid sequence MADPIDFQPYLDSIGRHYTEWWNLGTLTDISNSQSPLFDFEQTVQLVKPKQSVGEASIQEAPKLLTLQQLWEDSIRAREHVLLIGRPGAGKSTVLKRLLVYASEQARQDPLLQDTQTKIPVLVELELYPTHRRSDSGILDLIEDFLVNNECPLDISSIRRLIAANRLLLLIDGVNELPKDALTDLRTFQRKPLSIVFTTRDSDQGGLDYIKQKLELQPLSSTEVQRFIQERMPGQNGEKLKELSDRIRDLGETPLVIWMLYQVFQQTGDVPETLGEALREFTKRYERNCKAGKVITVARDLLKHLAFEMMHSEKPTDFRLVISEEDAIEVFRQFLEREQTLEPKQKAREYLENLLNHHLLQKKGKNQIGFCHQLLQEYYAAERLLEMLQQKHPDLVDDKRFQHYYLNYLKWTEAIALMLGLADVTKSQAKQLIELALATDLMLGARLVREINIGSQPDAIADVMYKLASIAPEEPIWLKLKILQKIGTKAVINYLIPLLDYPDDYISRHAYLTLMLIDSKVIPEQCRFIRDLRKYQDILKSVTETSETGEVPILHPQTVEELVLELLKAMEDLDFGACCIAVEASEKVGSETIISALLAVLSPSKSHSYNRQQVEHLCRLAAYYLRMLSLKENVAKVLDENHLQELVQVLEHSDVWIRWRVAFTLWNVASKQVIPLLLPKLNHKILDVSFSAALVLGKFGCQEAVSGLIQIMDYENLNKHPDPWEISYVAAYALGQVETNKAAKFLPELISLISKPLGENAFRAIAAIQSRCGFYNYEIYRQTQEMRELESEEGSFIKKIYQDIDRAIYQIQDNRELRQKDSEDRLTIDIVGQLLSLNYEAAHDTKIGGHVDLVVKKDDFKWLGEAKIYRDNTCLWEGFQQLVTRYSTGDSNQNHGGLIIYIFQENAKSIMDNWQIYLMSKELPDYVCKPCEMRDLAFTSSHRHESSGKPFYVRHMPVILHFAPKDKSGRRRKNRS; translated from the coding sequence ATGGCTGACCCAATTGACTTTCAGCCTTATCTAGATTCTATTGGTCGTCACTATACAGAGTGGTGGAATCTTGGCACACTGACAGACATATCAAATAGTCAATCCCCTCTGTTTGATTTTGAACAAACGGTTCAATTGGTGAAACCTAAACAATCAGTGGGTGAAGCATCGATTCAAGAGGCACCAAAGTTGCTTACGTTGCAGCAGCTTTGGGAAGATTCAATTAGAGCACGAGAGCACGTCTTGTTAATTGGACGACCGGGAGCGGGAAAATCAACCGTTTTGAAAAGACTTCTGGTCTACGCATCTGAGCAGGCAAGACAAGACCCGTTGCTGCAAGACACCCAAACAAAAATTCCAGTGTTGGTCGAGTTAGAGCTTTATCCAACTCATCGACGCAGTGACTCTGGAATTTTGGATCTGATTGAAGATTTTTTAGTGAATAACGAGTGCCCTTTAGACATCTCAAGTATTAGAAGATTAATCGCTGCAAACCGCCTATTGCTGTTAATTGATGGAGTCAATGAACTCCCTAAAGACGCACTGACAGATTTGAGGACATTTCAACGTAAGCCTTTGTCTATAGTCTTTACAACACGGGATTCAGATCAAGGTGGCTTAGACTACATCAAGCAAAAACTAGAGTTGCAGCCCTTATCATCAACGGAAGTGCAACGCTTTATTCAAGAACGGATGCCAGGGCAGAATGGGGAAAAGTTAAAGGAATTGAGCGATCGCATTCGAGATTTGGGTGAAACGCCGCTGGTGATCTGGATGCTCTATCAAGTCTTTCAACAAACAGGTGACGTTCCAGAAACGCTGGGGGAAGCCCTGCGCGAATTCACCAAACGCTATGAACGGAACTGTAAAGCTGGAAAGGTGATTACAGTTGCTCGTGATTTACTGAAGCACTTAGCGTTTGAAATGATGCATTCCGAGAAACCAACCGATTTCCGGTTAGTGATTTCTGAGGAAGATGCTATTGAGGTTTTCCGGCAATTTCTAGAGCGTGAGCAAACACTAGAACCTAAGCAAAAAGCTAGAGAATACCTGGAAAACTTACTCAATCATCATCTACTACAAAAGAAAGGTAAGAATCAGATCGGCTTTTGTCATCAATTGCTTCAAGAATATTATGCAGCAGAGAGATTACTAGAAATGTTGCAACAGAAGCATCCTGATCTCGTTGACGACAAACGATTTCAGCATTACTACCTCAATTATTTGAAGTGGACAGAGGCGATCGCCTTAATGCTTGGGCTAGCAGACGTAACTAAAAGTCAAGCAAAACAGCTTATTGAGTTAGCTCTTGCAACTGATTTAATGCTAGGAGCGCGGTTAGTTAGAGAGATAAATATAGGCTCTCAACCAGATGCTATCGCAGATGTTATGTATAAGCTTGCAAGTATTGCACCAGAAGAACCAATTTGGCTCAAGCTTAAGATATTACAGAAAATAGGAACCAAGGCGGTAATTAATTACTTAATTCCTTTGCTCGATTATCCAGATGACTATATTAGTCGTCATGCTTATCTTACATTAATGCTCATTGATTCTAAAGTAATTCCGGAGCAATGCAGATTTATACGAGACTTAAGGAAGTATCAAGACATACTTAAGTCTGTAACTGAAACTTCGGAGACGGGAGAAGTTCCGATACTACATCCACAAACTGTAGAAGAATTAGTTCTAGAACTTCTTAAAGCAATGGAAGACTTGGACTTTGGAGCCTGTTGTATAGCAGTGGAGGCTTCAGAGAAAGTTGGTTCTGAAACAATTATTTCTGCATTACTTGCAGTTCTTTCACCTTCAAAATCGCATTCATATAATCGTCAGCAAGTAGAACATCTATGTAGGTTGGCAGCATATTATTTACGAATGCTCAGCCTTAAAGAGAATGTTGCAAAAGTTCTTGATGAAAACCATCTTCAGGAGTTGGTTCAAGTTCTTGAGCATTCAGATGTTTGGATTCGCTGGCGAGTTGCTTTTACTTTATGGAATGTTGCATCTAAACAGGTGATCCCTCTGCTTCTTCCAAAACTTAACCATAAAATCCTTGATGTTAGCTTCAGTGCAGCTTTAGTTTTAGGTAAGTTTGGTTGTCAAGAAGCAGTTTCAGGATTGATCCAGATTATGGATTACGAAAATCTTAATAAACATCCTGATCCTTGGGAAATTTCCTATGTCGCAGCTTATGCATTAGGACAGGTAGAAACCAATAAAGCTGCAAAATTTCTGCCAGAACTTATTTCTTTGATTTCCAAACCTCTTGGAGAAAATGCTTTTCGGGCGATCGCAGCAATTCAATCACGCTGTGGATTCTACAATTATGAAATTTATCGACAAACTCAAGAGATGAGAGAGTTAGAATCTGAAGAAGGTAGCTTTATCAAGAAAATTTATCAGGATATAGATAGAGCCATTTATCAAATTCAAGATAATCGAGAGTTGCGTCAAAAAGATTCAGAAGACCGATTAACTATAGACATAGTGGGGCAGTTACTTAGCCTAAACTATGAGGCAGCTCATGACACAAAAATCGGGGGTCATGTTGACCTTGTAGTTAAAAAAGATGACTTTAAATGGTTGGGAGAAGCAAAAATCTATAGAGACAATACTTGTCTTTGGGAGGGATTTCAACAACTGGTTACAAGATATTCAACTGGTGATTCTAATCAAAATCATGGTGGCTTAATAATCTATATATTTCAAGAGAATGCGAAATCGATTATGGACAATTGGCAAATTTACTTGATGAGTAAGGAGTTGCCAGATTATGTTTGCAAGCCCTGTGAAATGAGAGATTTAGCTTTTACGTCAAGCCATAGACACGAAAGTTCAGGAAAACCCTTCTATGTTAGACACATGCCAGTAATCCTTCATTTTGCTCCTAAAGATAAAAGCGGACGACGTAGAAAGAATAGATCTTGA
- a CDS encoding DUF433 domain-containing protein: MEIAPHINIDPEIHHGKPVITGTRVPVSLAIGSLASGMTMEEVIKEYELTIEQLQAALAYAANLVAQTDVIPLGA, encoded by the coding sequence ATGGAAATTGCACCTCACATCAACATCGATCCTGAGATTCATCACGGCAAACCTGTCATTACAGGTACTCGCGTTCCTGTTTCGCTAGCGATCGGGTCACTCGCTAGCGGAATGACTATGGAAGAAGTCATCAAAGAATATGAGTTAACTATCGAGCAACTTCAAGCCGCTCTAGCCTACGCAGCAAATTTGGTTGCTCAAACCGATGTCATACCATTAGGAGCATAG
- a CDS encoding DUF5615 family PIN-like protein, with the protein MNILVDENLPRSLAPQIAELGFTVQDVRDIGLRGQPDTEVMATATATDAIILTKDRGFTNVKTWDENFTAGVIFINLPDDSPASFVNAKIIELLTQRTATSLLGAVTTVELRRALSRQARRRP; encoded by the coding sequence TTGAACATACTGGTTGATGAAAATCTACCTCGTTCTCTGGCTCCACAAATTGCTGAACTAGGTTTCACCGTTCAAGATGTTCGTGATATCGGACTACGGGGGCAACCGGACACCGAGGTAATGGCGACAGCAACAGCGACAGATGCTATTATCCTCACGAAAGATAGAGGCTTTACCAACGTTAAAACCTGGGACGAGAATTTTACAGCTGGAGTCATCTTCATTAACCTCCCGGATGACAGCCCTGCTAGTTTTGTAAATGCCAAAATCATAGAGTTGCTAACCCAACGTACTGCAACATCGCTGTTAGGGGCAGTTACAACAGTGGAATTGCGACGTGCTCTTTCTCGTCAAGCTCGACGTAGACCTTAA
- a CDS encoding LysR family transcriptional regulator, which translates to MDKFECIRAFTQVVTAGGFAAAARQMGLSRSAVNKLVINLENDLGVQLLHRSTRQVSPTETGLAFYERCVAILADLAEAEQAVSQLHEEPKGRLRINAPMSFGTMHLASAVADFLLQYPDLQVQLTLDDRFVDPIEEGFDVTVRIAEPPETASLIAQKLVSAPRVVCASPTYLQQRGNLTHPSDLRYHSCLHYGHLAVENHWLLVGADGEHTVTIRGAMCSNNGEVLRDAAIQGLGIALLPTFIIGRALQQEQLTVVLPDYHPTELSIYILYPVNRHLSTKIRLFVDFLTTRFQRQADTFFKYSVVKNA; encoded by the coding sequence ATGGATAAATTTGAGTGCATACGAGCTTTTACCCAGGTTGTGACGGCGGGTGGTTTTGCTGCTGCTGCCCGCCAAATGGGATTGTCGCGATCGGCAGTAAATAAACTTGTCATTAATTTAGAGAATGATTTGGGAGTGCAACTGCTGCATCGCAGTACTCGACAGGTTAGCCCGACAGAAACCGGGTTAGCTTTTTATGAGCGGTGTGTCGCTATCCTGGCGGATTTAGCCGAGGCAGAACAAGCCGTTTCTCAACTGCATGAAGAACCCAAAGGACGACTCCGAATTAATGCCCCCATGTCATTTGGCACAATGCATCTAGCCTCTGCTGTGGCTGATTTTCTCCTCCAGTATCCTGACTTACAGGTGCAACTGACCCTAGACGATCGCTTCGTTGACCCCATCGAAGAGGGATTTGATGTCACGGTGCGAATTGCAGAGCCTCCAGAGACAGCGAGTTTAATTGCTCAAAAACTGGTATCTGCGCCACGAGTGGTATGTGCTTCCCCTACCTATTTGCAACAACGAGGAAATCTCACCCATCCCAGCGATTTGCGTTATCACTCGTGTTTACACTATGGGCATCTAGCCGTGGAAAATCACTGGCTACTTGTAGGAGCAGATGGAGAACATACGGTGACGATTCGGGGGGCGATGTGTTCCAACAATGGGGAAGTCTTACGGGATGCAGCAATTCAAGGATTAGGAATTGCATTACTGCCTACGTTTATCATTGGTAGGGCTTTACAGCAGGAGCAACTCACCGTTGTGTTGCCCGACTATCATCCAACAGAACTTTCCATCTACATTTTGTATCCAGTCAATCGTCATCTTTCGACTAAAATTCGACTGTTCGTTGACTTTTTAACGACTCGTTTTCAACGTCAAGCAGACACTTTTTTCAAGTACAGTGTTGTCAAAAATGCTTGA
- a CDS encoding FAD-dependent monooxygenase yields MSQIVIVGAGPGGATLALLLAQRGISVTLIEASNTFQRTFRGEGLMPSGLDALHQMGLTAVLQGIPHRPLTAWEFWINGRSLFRVQEPIEPGGEPCTLVSQSALLTALIDQLSHYPHVEFVQGVAVQDLLTSNGRVSGVRLADHRAIAASLVIATDGRNSVARRQANLSLQHQSNAFDILWFRLADSPQFEAENIFYSIVQGQHAFGLFRSSEGNLQVGWALGDRTQDWKQIDWAKTLASASPDWLADHFRTVADSLERPVLLSVVVGRCPQWWVPGLLLLGDAAHPMSPIRAQGINMALRDSIVAANHLVPLMQGVSQAAIPSSEELVCIDQVLPQIQAAREPEIMRAQQLQHQEAAQAELLGNYPLLQWGVSQFAPLIRYPVRYSWVARQRQLRQGVTSVQLAV; encoded by the coding sequence ATGAGTCAGATTGTTATTGTGGGGGCAGGACCAGGCGGAGCAACTCTAGCCTTGCTGTTAGCCCAACGAGGCATTTCAGTGACGCTGATTGAGGCATCAAACACCTTTCAGCGGACGTTTCGCGGAGAGGGGTTAATGCCAAGCGGATTGGATGCTCTCCATCAGATGGGCTTAACTGCTGTGTTACAAGGCATTCCCCATCGTCCACTGACTGCCTGGGAGTTTTGGATCAATGGGCGATCGCTGTTTCGGGTTCAGGAGCCAATTGAACCGGGAGGAGAACCCTGTACGCTGGTTTCTCAATCGGCTTTGCTAACGGCGTTAATCGATCAACTCAGCCATTACCCTCATGTTGAGTTTGTGCAGGGTGTGGCGGTTCAAGACTTGCTGACATCTAATGGACGCGTGTCAGGGGTGAGACTGGCAGATCATCGAGCGATCGCCGCATCTCTGGTCATTGCGACTGATGGACGCAACTCAGTTGCCCGACGGCAAGCTAATCTCTCGCTGCAACACCAATCCAATGCGTTCGATATCCTCTGGTTTCGTCTGGCAGACAGTCCTCAGTTTGAGGCTGAAAATATTTTCTATTCCATCGTTCAGGGACAACACGCCTTTGGGTTGTTTCGCAGTTCGGAGGGAAATTTGCAAGTCGGATGGGCACTGGGCGATCGCACCCAAGACTGGAAACAGATCGATTGGGCTAAAACTCTGGCATCAGCTTCTCCAGATTGGTTGGCAGATCATTTTCGGACAGTTGCCGATTCGCTGGAACGTCCCGTCCTACTCTCCGTCGTTGTGGGTCGCTGTCCTCAATGGTGGGTGCCAGGATTATTGCTGCTAGGGGATGCGGCTCACCCCATGTCACCAATTCGAGCACAGGGGATCAATATGGCACTGCGCGATAGCATTGTCGCTGCCAATCATCTCGTCCCACTAATGCAGGGAGTCTCCCAGGCAGCAATTCCCTCGTCAGAGGAACTGGTGTGCATCGACCAGGTATTACCCCAGATTCAAGCAGCACGCGAGCCAGAAATTATGCGTGCTCAGCAGTTACAACATCAAGAGGCAGCCCAAGCAGAGTTGCTGGGAAATTACCCCTTGCTGCAATGGGGAGTCAGCCAGTTTGCTCCGCTAATTCGTTATCCTGTTCGCTATTCCTGGGTTGCTCGACAGCGACAGTTGCGTCAGGGAGTCACATCAGTTCAGTTAGCGGTTTAG
- a CDS encoding pentapeptide repeat-containing protein, with protein sequence MNVEELMQRYAAGERDFSVANLSEAELEGVDLDGVVLQGATLDGANLRHAKLREADLSGADLNGADLTQADLSGANLSDATLDGAILEGAILDRAVLGQADLQAANLVQANLNQADLAQADMQGANLEAADLSGANLAIADLQQANLNQAALEGANLGGANLEDANLEGTLLEGGDSSLAT encoded by the coding sequence ATGAACGTAGAAGAACTGATGCAACGCTATGCTGCGGGCGAACGAGATTTTAGTGTTGCGAATCTCAGCGAAGCAGAACTGGAAGGGGTTGACCTGGATGGCGTTGTTTTACAAGGGGCAACCCTGGATGGAGCCAATCTGCGTCATGCCAAACTCCGAGAGGCTGATCTGAGTGGAGCCGATCTCAATGGAGCCGATCTGACTCAGGCTGATCTGAGCGGAGCCAATCTAAGCGATGCCACTTTAGATGGGGCGATTTTAGAGGGGGCAATTCTCGATCGCGCTGTTCTGGGTCAAGCCGACCTACAAGCTGCAAACCTGGTTCAGGCGAATTTGAACCAGGCAGACCTGGCACAGGCAGATATGCAGGGTGCTAATTTAGAAGCCGCTGATTTAAGTGGCGCAAATCTGGCGATCGCCGATCTTCAACAGGCAAACCTTAACCAGGCAGCTCTGGAGGGTGCCAATTTGGGGGGTGCCAATCTAGAAGATGCCAATTTAGAAGGCACTCTGTTAGAAGGTGGCGATAGTAGTTTGGCAACCTGA
- a CDS encoding aldo/keto reductase, which produces MLMRQLGNNGPMVSALGLGCMGMSDFYGPTDREESIATIHAALDAGITVLDTGDFYGMGHNELLLHEALAGRKREDVFIAVKFGALRSPDGSFIGFDGRPAAVKTALAYTLNRLGTDYIDLYQPARIDPNVPIEDTIGAIAEMVQAGYVRHIGLSEVGADTIRRAAAVHPISWLQIEYSLLSRGIEANILPTVRELGIAVTAYGVLSRGLLSGHWSKERSETAKDFRSHLPRFSGDNLDRNLSLVEALRTIAEEQNATVAQVAIAWVLSRGNDIVPLIGARRRSRLEEALGALDLHLTADELAQIEATIPPEAVAGDRYDASQMVMLDSERQ; this is translated from the coding sequence ATGTTGATGCGACAGCTTGGAAATAACGGACCGATGGTATCGGCACTCGGATTGGGGTGCATGGGAATGTCTGATTTTTATGGTCCAACCGATCGCGAAGAAAGCATTGCCACCATTCACGCGGCACTCGACGCGGGTATCACTGTGTTGGACACAGGCGATTTTTATGGCATGGGGCATAATGAATTGCTGTTGCATGAGGCACTGGCAGGGCGAAAACGGGAGGACGTTTTCATTGCCGTCAAATTTGGCGCACTGCGGTCACCGGATGGCAGCTTTATCGGGTTTGATGGTCGTCCAGCCGCCGTTAAAACCGCATTGGCATACACCTTGAATCGATTGGGTACGGATTACATCGACCTGTATCAGCCCGCTAGGATTGATCCCAACGTACCGATCGAAGACACGATTGGGGCGATCGCCGAGATGGTACAAGCGGGCTATGTTCGGCATATTGGCTTGTCTGAAGTGGGGGCAGATACAATTCGGCGGGCTGCGGCAGTGCATCCAATTAGCTGGCTTCAGATCGAATATTCCTTACTTAGTCGCGGCATTGAGGCAAACATTTTGCCAACAGTGCGTGAATTAGGCATCGCGGTGACTGCCTATGGAGTGCTGTCACGAGGGTTGTTGAGTGGTCACTGGTCAAAGGAGCGATCGGAGACGGCTAAAGATTTTCGGAGCCACCTCCCTCGTTTCTCCGGAGATAACCTCGATCGCAATTTGTCACTGGTAGAGGCACTTCGCACCATTGCGGAGGAACAGAATGCTACAGTTGCACAAGTGGCGATCGCCTGGGTGCTATCACGGGGCAATGATATCGTTCCTTTAATTGGGGCGCGTCGTCGTAGCCGTTTAGAAGAAGCACTGGGGGCGTTAGACCTGCACTTAACTGCCGATGAGTTAGCTCAAATTGAAGCGACGATTCCTCCGGAGGCAGTAGCAGGCGATCGCTATGATGCCAGTCAAATGGTCATGTTAGACAGTGAACGTCAGTAG
- a CDS encoding TetR family transcriptional regulator — protein sequence MSDSALTPDRILNAAEDVLRRYGPAKATVVDVARFLEVSHGSIYRHFPSKAALRDAVAERWLHRVSEPLAAIATESGSAIERLHRWFQHLMSLKRQKVLDDPEMFATYSAIAEESRDVVQAHVIELVRQVTQIVESGVASGELTTSDPQQTARAVFNAMIRFHHPAHAQGWTAPDIDADFEAVWRLVLAGLVSNTNLNDLAN from the coding sequence ATGAGTGACTCAGCCTTAACCCCGGATCGGATTCTCAATGCAGCCGAAGACGTGCTGCGGCGATACGGTCCGGCTAAGGCAACTGTGGTTGATGTTGCTCGGTTTTTAGAAGTCAGTCACGGCTCCATTTATCGTCATTTTCCCAGTAAAGCTGCGCTGCGAGATGCTGTTGCCGAACGGTGGTTGCATCGAGTATCGGAGCCATTGGCAGCGATCGCCACCGAATCTGGTTCAGCGATTGAACGCTTACATCGATGGTTCCAACACTTAATGAGCTTGAAGCGGCAAAAGGTGCTGGATGACCCGGAGATGTTTGCAACCTATTCGGCAATCGCTGAAGAATCACGAGATGTCGTACAGGCACATGTTATTGAATTGGTGCGCCAGGTCACTCAAATTGTTGAGAGCGGTGTTGCGAGTGGAGAGCTTACAACGTCTGATCCTCAACAAACTGCCAGAGCAGTTTTTAATGCCATGATCCGGTTTCATCACCCTGCTCATGCCCAGGGGTGGACTGCACCTGATATCGACGCGGATTTTGAAGCCGTCTGGCGGTTAGTGTTGGCAGGTTTGGTCAGTAATACCAACTTGAATGACCTGGCGAATTAA
- a CDS encoding GNAT family N-acetyltransferase yields the protein MQIRLFQPQDAEQVAQLFHDTIRNVNINDYSEAQVKAWAPDDLHFRNWVEACFNRFTFVADDDGTIAGFGELEANGHVDCFYCHRGYQRRGVGSQIYAAIEEKAIALGLNHLFVEVSITAKPFFQRMGFAIVKEQQVECRGEWLTNFVMEKFIGDPEGRYDF from the coding sequence ATGCAAATTCGATTGTTTCAGCCGCAAGACGCGGAGCAAGTTGCACAGCTTTTTCATGACACCATCCGCAATGTCAATATCAATGATTACTCTGAAGCCCAAGTGAAAGCATGGGCACCCGATGACCTCCATTTTAGAAATTGGGTAGAAGCTTGCTTTAACCGATTTACCTTTGTGGCAGACGATGACGGAACGATTGCCGGGTTTGGCGAATTAGAAGCCAACGGTCATGTTGACTGCTTCTATTGCCACAGGGGTTATCAGCGTCGGGGGGTAGGAAGTCAGATCTATGCTGCGATCGAAGAAAAGGCGATCGCTCTAGGATTAAATCACTTGTTTGTTGAGGTCAGCATTACAGCAAAACCCTTCTTTCAGCGCATGGGGTTTGCGATCGTCAAGGAACAACAAGTAGAGTGCCGTGGAGAATGGTTGACTAACTTTGTGATGGAGAAGTTTATCGGCGATCCTGAAGGAAGATACGATTTTTGA
- a CDS encoding DMT family transporter, protein MDILLAIIGAGSAGSFLAIGSAANARLKQTLHSPIAAAAINFVVGFSILALLIALGLFQSPDWQRFTTTPWWAFLGGFLGAAFVSLSTVTVPKLGLTTATLAVVCSQMMMSLVIDQFGWFGVPSHTLDGSRVFAIALLIVAIALTQLDRQHSNSI, encoded by the coding sequence ATGGATATTTTATTAGCCATTATTGGAGCAGGTTCAGCAGGAAGTTTTTTAGCGATCGGATCAGCAGCTAATGCTCGATTAAAACAAACACTGCACTCTCCAATTGCAGCCGCCGCCATTAATTTCGTGGTTGGCTTTAGTATTTTGGCACTTTTGATCGCATTAGGTTTGTTTCAATCACCAGATTGGCAACGGTTTACAACCACTCCTTGGTGGGCATTTTTAGGGGGTTTTTTAGGAGCTGCATTCGTCAGTTTAAGTACGGTGACCGTTCCCAAGTTGGGTTTAACTACAGCGACATTAGCCGTTGTTTGTAGTCAGATGATGATGTCGCTCGTGATTGATCAATTTGGTTGGTTTGGTGTTCCATCTCATACGCTGGATGGGTCTAGAGTTTTTGCGATCGCATTACTCATTGTGGCGATCGCACTCACCCAACTCGATCGCCAACACTCCAATTCGATCTGA
- a CDS encoding DMT family transporter, with amino-acid sequence MTFLTLFRQRNILLRYQICFYLVLSLLSGALLPIQASINAQLARSLNSAPLAADISYLVGSLALIALLSTGQVGHVDWSTLRKAPSWTFAGGLFGAWYIASSAYFISTLGATLTLGFVVGGQAIAGIIIDHFGWLGMPRHRLTRNRRIAMGLLAVAIFFLAQ; translated from the coding sequence ATGACGTTCCTCACTCTATTCCGTCAGCGGAATATCTTGTTGCGCTATCAAATCTGTTTTTATCTTGTGCTGTCACTCCTGAGTGGGGCACTACTCCCGATTCAAGCCAGTATCAACGCTCAATTAGCGCGATCGCTCAACTCTGCTCCCTTAGCAGCCGATATATCCTATCTTGTCGGTTCGCTGGCTTTAATCGCCTTACTTTCAACAGGGCAAGTGGGTCATGTTGATTGGTCTACTTTGCGTAAAGCCCCGTCATGGACGTTTGCAGGGGGCTTATTTGGAGCCTGGTACATCGCCTCCAGTGCTTACTTCATCTCCACACTCGGAGCAACGTTAACCCTGGGTTTTGTGGTTGGTGGGCAGGCGATCGCAGGCATCATTATTGACCATTTTGGTTGGTTGGGAATGCCCCGACATCGCCTCACACGGAACCGCCGCATTGCAATGGGTTTATTAGCCGTTGCGATTTTCTTTCTCGCGCAGTAG